Genomic window (Flavobacterium oreochromis):
CGGTAAAAGAAACCTAAAAATAAAAAATAAACTTTGTAAAAACCTGTTGAATTATAAATCCAACAGGTTTTTTTATTTTGGAAAATGTCATTTGATTTTTGGTACTTAAAAATTGTATCTTTACACACAAAACTAAATTGGCAGTACTAGTCTCACTTCAAAATGAGATGACCAATATATACTCAAGATTATGGCATGTAGTAATTGTTCAACTTCTTCAGGTTCTCCTAAGGGGTGTAAAAATAATGGGACTTGCGGCACTGATAGCTGCAATAAATTAACAGTCTTTGATTGGCTTTCTAATATGTCTCTTCCAGGAGGACAAGAGCCTTTTGACTGTGTAGAAGTTCGTTTTAAAAATGGTAGAAAAGAATTTTTTAAAAACCCTGAAAAACTAAGTCTTTCTATTGGTGATATAGTAGCTACGGAAGCTAATCCAGGACATGATGTAGGAATCATTACTTTAACAGGTGAACTAGTTAAAGTACAAATGAAGAAAAAAGGAACAGATCCTACAGGTGAAATACCAAAAATTTATCGAAAAGCTTCGCAAAAAGATATTGATATTTGGCAAGAAGCACGTAATAGAGAAGCAGGAATTCAAGTTCGAGCTCGTGAACTAGCCATTGCTTTAAATCTAGAAATGAAAATATCAGATATTGAGTTCCAGGGAGATGGGTCTAAAGCTACATTCTATTATACAGCTAACGATCGAGTAGATTTCAGACAATTAATTAAAGACTACGCAGCTGAATTTAAAATTCGTATCGAAATGAAGCAAGTAGGTTTTCGTCAAGAAGCAGCTCGTTTAGGAGGTGTAGGTTCTTGTGGTCGTGAATTATGTTGTTCCACTTGGTTAACTGATTTCAGAAGTGTAAATACTTCAGCAGCTCGTTATCAACAACTTTCTTTAAACCCTCAAAAATTAGCAGGACAATGTGGTAAACTCAAATGTTGTTTAAATTATGAGCTAGATACCTATATGGATGCTTTGAAAGATTTTCCAGATATGGAAACTAAACTACAAACAGATAGAGGAGAAGCTGCTTGTCAAAAAATTGATATATTTAAAGAATTAATGTGGTTTGCTTATCCTGATAATATGGCTATTTGGCATATGCTTAAGGTAAATGAAGTAAAAGAAATTTTAGCTTTAAATAAACAAGGTAAAAAAGTGGGTACTTTAGAAGATTTTGTTTATGAAGAAGAAAAAGAAACGGTTGAAAAAACATTTCAAAATGCAATGGGACAAGATAGTTTAACCCGCTTTGATCAACCTAAGAAAAAAAATAAGAATAAGAAAAAGAAAATAAGTACTTCTACTACTATTTCTGCTGAAAAAGCAGTTGAAAATAAAACAGAAAAGACAGTAAAACCTCGTTTTGAGAATAATAAGCCCAAACAAGAGCATAAGCCTAAACCAGAAACTCTAAAACCCAAATCAGAAGTGGTAAATCCTCCTAAAGGAGATCAGAATAAAAATAACCAAGCGGAAGGGCAAAGATCTAGAAACAATAGACCGAGACCCAAAAACAATAGGTCAAAAAATAGAAATGATAAAAAGATAATCAAAACTAATTGGTACGGATTCCTTTTAGGAGTCACATTGGTATCTTGTGATAAATCACAAGTATTTGACCAATATAAAACCTTTGAAAATGGATGGCCTAAAAAAGAAGCGGTCAGTTTTGAGTTTGAGCAGGATGCTTCTCAAAAACCATTAAATTTATTTATTAATATACGTAATAATGATGATTACGAATTTAGTAACCTATTTTTAATTGTTAGATTAGAGCAACCTAAAGGGAAAATATATGTTGATACATTAGAATATCAGATGGCAAACCCAGATGGAACTTTAATGGGACAAGGTTTTTCTGATGTTAAAGAAAGCAAATTGTGGTATAAAGAAAACTATATATTCCCTAAAAAAGGAAAATATAAAGTGACCATTCAACAAGCAGTGCGTGAGAATGGAAAATTAAAAGGGATTGAAAATTTAAATGGTGTTACTGAATTAGGTTTTAGAATAGAATCAATAGAAGAAAATAAATAACTATGACTCAAAAATTAAATACTCGCAAACCAGATTATGCTCCTTATGTAAAGAAATTTTGGAAATATTTTCTCTACACATTCGGAGGGGTTTTTTTGTTTTTCCTTTTTGCTTCTTGGGGCTTATTTGGCTCAATGCCATCCTTTGAAGAATTAGAAAACCCAGAGTCTAATCTAGCTACTGAAATTATTTCATCAGATGGTGTTGTTATTGGAAAATTTTTTAATGAAAATAGGACACCCGTAAAATATGAAGATTTACCGAAACATTTAGTCAATGCGTTAGTAGCTACAGAAGATGAACGTTTTTATGAACATTCAGGAATTGATGGAAAAAGAACTTTGAGTGCTGCTCTAAAGTTAGGTACAGATGGAGGAGCATCTACACTAACACAACAATTAGCTAAGTTACTTTTTCATGGAGAGCGTTCTAAATTTAAAATTATAGGATTAATTCAAAAAGCAAAAGAATGGATTATTGCAATTCGTTTAGAACGTCAATATACGAAAAACGAAATAATTGCCATGTATCTTAATAAAGTAGATTTTGTAAATACAGCAGTAGGAATTCGTTCAGCTGCTAAAGTATATTTTGCAAAAGAACCTAAACAACTTACAGTTGATGAATCAGCTATGTTAGTAGGAATGTTAAAAAATCCTTCTTTATTTAACCCATTAAAAAGGGAAGAAAAAGTGCGTGA
Coding sequences:
- a CDS encoding gliding motility lipoprotein GldH, translated to MVNPPKGDQNKNNQAEGQRSRNNRPRPKNNRSKNRNDKKIIKTNWYGFLLGVTLVSCDKSQVFDQYKTFENGWPKKEAVSFEFEQDASQKPLNLFINIRNNDDYEFSNLFLIVRLEQPKGKIYVDTLEYQMANPDGTLMGQGFSDVKESKLWYKENYIFPKKGKYKVTIQQAVRENGKLKGIENLNGVTELGFRIESIEENK